A region of Paenibacillus sp. JNUCC-31 DNA encodes the following proteins:
- a CDS encoding alkaline phosphatase: MLNRFNTRAAKMMLAVTTIVTATLGGSSAAWAVEDTISTPSSSPIKNVIILIPDGMANDATALARWYKGSSLTLDSMASGMVRTHSADAAIADSAPAGTAFATGHKSHTGYVGVLPDKATMPGQKAIAPGDAKKPVASILEASRLAGKATGIIATSEIMHATPADFSAHYPDRKNYDALSKQQVYNGMDVALGGGSSYLEPAGRKDGENLVTSIKALGYDYVTTPSAMKASTSGKLWGMFAPAGMAYNMDRDPAKQPSLAEMTAKAIEVLSKDDDGFFLMVEGSKVDWAAHANDPIGIISDVLAFDDAVKVAMDFAKKDQETVVVAVTDHQNGGLTIGNASTTGTYDKEPLSTFIGPLKKAKLTGEGVESKLNAKRTNIKAVMKQYYGITDLTSEEIAAIKAASPGSLNYTVGPMISKRSGIGWTTGGHTGGDVVLYTYAPNNDRPFGVIDNTDVAKYMARVLDLDLDSVSKQLFVPAKQAFTAKGATYKLDLTDAKNPKILVTKGNTKLELQIYKNVALVNGKKTTLDGVIVYNGVEAFVPQDAIDLIQ; this comes from the coding sequence ATGTTAAACCGATTCAATACCCGTGCGGCCAAAATGATGCTCGCGGTAACGACGATTGTTACGGCTACGCTGGGAGGCAGTAGTGCAGCTTGGGCTGTGGAAGACACCATCTCAACACCTTCTAGTTCACCAATCAAAAATGTCATCATACTCATTCCTGACGGTATGGCTAACGATGCCACCGCTCTGGCCCGTTGGTACAAGGGTTCCTCTCTTACATTGGACTCCATGGCTAGCGGCATGGTTCGTACTCACTCTGCGGATGCGGCGATTGCGGACTCAGCCCCTGCGGGTACAGCCTTTGCCACAGGTCACAAATCACATACAGGATATGTCGGAGTGCTGCCGGATAAAGCGACAATGCCTGGACAAAAGGCCATCGCCCCGGGAGATGCCAAGAAACCGGTCGCTTCTATCCTCGAAGCATCCAGACTGGCAGGCAAAGCAACTGGCATTATTGCGACATCCGAAATTATGCACGCTACACCGGCTGACTTCTCGGCCCATTATCCGGATCGTAAAAACTATGATGCGCTGAGCAAACAGCAGGTCTATAACGGTATGGACGTTGCTCTTGGCGGAGGAAGCAGTTATCTGGAGCCTGCGGGACGTAAAGATGGTGAAAATCTCGTCACTTCCATCAAAGCACTGGGCTATGACTATGTGACTACTCCGTCAGCTATGAAAGCTTCCACTTCAGGCAAGCTGTGGGGCATGTTTGCCCCGGCAGGCATGGCCTATAACATGGATCGTGATCCAGCAAAACAGCCAAGCCTCGCCGAGATGACGGCAAAAGCCATTGAAGTTCTCTCCAAAGACGACGACGGCTTCTTCCTGATGGTCGAAGGCAGCAAAGTGGACTGGGCAGCCCATGCCAACGATCCAATCGGCATTATCAGTGATGTGCTGGCATTTGACGATGCTGTGAAAGTAGCCATGGATTTTGCCAAAAAAGATCAAGAAACGGTCGTTGTTGCTGTCACGGATCACCAGAACGGTGGATTGACTATCGGTAACGCCTCCACTACAGGCACTTACGATAAAGAGCCGTTGTCCACATTTATCGGACCTTTGAAAAAGGCCAAGCTGACAGGCGAAGGCGTGGAGTCCAAGCTCAATGCCAAACGTACCAATATCAAAGCTGTGATGAAGCAATACTATGGCATTACCGACCTGACTTCCGAGGAAATTGCGGCCATCAAAGCGGCCAGCCCAGGAAGCCTCAATTATACGGTTGGACCGATGATCAGCAAACGTTCGGGCATCGGCTGGACCACTGGCGGTCATACGGGCGGAGACGTTGTACTGTATACGTATGCTCCGAACAATGATCGACCTTTTGGTGTCATCGACAACACAGATGTGGCCAAATACATGGCACGCGTGCTGGACCTTGACCTCGACAGCGTAAGCAAACAATTGTTTGTGCCCGCCAAACAGGCTTTTACTGCCAAAGGAGCAACGTACAAGCTCGATCTGACGGATGCCAAAAATCCGAAGATCCTCGTAACCAAGGGCAACACCAAGCTGGAGCTGCAAATCTACAAAAACGTAGCACTCGTGAACGGCAAAAAGACAACCCTGGATGGCGTGATTGTCTACAATGGCGTAGAAGCCTTTGTGCCACAGGATGCAATTGATCTGATTCAATAA
- a CDS encoding VOC family protein → MLIRLNWITLRVRDLEASLQFYHGMLGLPIQRRFESRGRQIAMLGPENETKLELIESSETTLKPEAGVSIGYEVRSLDEAMEQLATLGIPIARGPVQPNPHLRFIYIADPDGFDVQLAEHA, encoded by the coding sequence ATGTTGATCAGACTAAACTGGATCACACTACGGGTACGCGATCTGGAAGCTTCGCTCCAGTTCTACCACGGTATGCTGGGGCTGCCGATTCAGCGCAGATTCGAAAGCCGTGGACGGCAGATTGCCATGCTGGGCCCGGAAAATGAAACAAAGCTGGAACTGATTGAGAGCAGCGAGACCACTCTCAAGCCAGAGGCCGGTGTTTCAATTGGCTATGAGGTAAGGTCATTGGACGAAGCCATGGAGCAGCTCGCTACATTAGGCATCCCGATTGCACGAGGCCCCGTTCAGCCCAATCCGCATCTGCGGTTTATTTACATTGCCGACCCAGATGGCTTCGATGTGCAATTGGCAGAACATGCATGA
- a CDS encoding GNAT family N-acetyltransferase, producing the protein MEKRTDSRDRTDPAKDKNRDRRVRFYDRNSLEDMDWPNTEDGRYARAYLEPMVMQGTRDFMINVSTTLLIARIDDLIFPLTVNEAEYDNSYVCSPYTHYVRYAKQELMLLRKPLLEKGLSALLSVVGWGMQQSQINKVVHINNWLLSTNLYPAMSGEQAVCLLAAVRERYPEHAVVFRSLCPGLHSDLTEELKQAGCQLIPSRQIYLYRANDPNFGNAKSRWLLKRDHELLTKHGYEFVSEANLTEEDIPRIAELYKLLYLEKYSYDNPQFSEQFIATAKASGALTLYGLRKEGRIDAVMGYFCRNGVMTTPLFGYDTAIPQSIGLYRMLSACLIGQARENGLLLHESAGAAQFKRNRGAVSEFEYSAVYERHLPWGRHWCWLLLERLLNRVGVPLMRRMKL; encoded by the coding sequence ATGGAAAAAAGGACGGATAGCCGTGATCGTACAGATCCAGCGAAGGATAAAAATCGCGATAGACGCGTTCGTTTCTATGATCGGAATTCGCTCGAAGATATGGACTGGCCTAACACGGAGGACGGCAGATATGCAAGAGCATATTTGGAGCCCATGGTGATGCAAGGGACGCGGGACTTCATGATAAACGTAAGCACAACCCTGCTCATCGCCCGGATCGACGATCTCATTTTTCCGTTGACGGTAAATGAGGCGGAATATGACAATTCTTACGTTTGTTCTCCTTATACGCATTATGTACGGTATGCCAAGCAGGAGTTAATGCTGCTTCGGAAGCCGTTGCTGGAAAAAGGGCTTTCCGCGCTGCTCAGTGTGGTGGGGTGGGGAATGCAGCAATCACAAATAAACAAGGTTGTACATATCAACAACTGGCTGTTATCAACAAACCTGTATCCAGCCATGTCCGGTGAGCAGGCGGTTTGTCTGCTTGCAGCAGTAAGGGAACGTTATCCTGAGCATGCCGTCGTATTTCGCTCCTTGTGCCCAGGGCTTCACTCTGATCTGACGGAAGAACTGAAGCAAGCAGGCTGTCAACTGATTCCGAGCCGGCAAATCTATCTGTACCGGGCGAATGATCCGAATTTTGGCAATGCGAAGTCACGCTGGCTGCTGAAGCGGGATCACGAATTGTTGACCAAGCACGGATATGAATTCGTTTCTGAAGCGAATCTGACGGAGGAAGATATTCCACGAATCGCGGAACTGTATAAGCTGCTATACCTTGAAAAATACTCTTATGATAATCCGCAATTCAGTGAACAGTTCATTGCTACAGCAAAAGCTTCTGGAGCACTGACCTTGTATGGTCTGCGGAAGGAAGGGCGTATAGATGCGGTTATGGGATACTTCTGTCGAAATGGGGTGATGACAACGCCGTTGTTTGGTTACGATACGGCGATACCCCAATCCATCGGGCTGTACCGCATGCTGTCAGCTTGCCTGATTGGCCAGGCCCGTGAGAACGGACTTCTGCTGCATGAGAGTGCAGGTGCTGCTCAGTTCAAGCGCAACCGTGGTGCTGTGTCGGAATTCGAGTATTCGGCCGTATATGAGCGCCATCTGCCCTGGGGCAGACACTGGTGCTGGCTGCTGCTTGAACGGCTTTTGAACCGCGTGGGTGTGCCGCTGATGCGTCGGATGAAGCTGTAA
- a CDS encoding methyl-accepting chemotaxis protein: MNRYDEIIWKRNKLICIILWVIVAIGFGMAFLEPKLLVSNGVAILFTGWVTYANVKKKYIHVIPWLCTLLITVCGVYAGWGSVNITLSLVITSVLLLYPDKKLFTTGFLVLLAISILQVVLVETKSSEEFIGHIVDVGLFALTGAILMMVSQLNQRLFWDSEARWQEVEHSKMRVETMLVRVKESVEGLSRYTDQLKQKVTDTGSITHEVTLGFSEVAKGVEFQATSVAEISESLSLSDQHIRDVASYSHQMKELSASMATSTEKGSEQMDQLNVQMQELYETIDTTASDMSKFNEESESMSLMLNSISDIANQTNLLALNAAIEAARAGEHGRGFAVVSEEVRKLAEHSGQSANDIAAILFRLKGQTQALTDRFERIRLALQAGKDSVETAEEVFRTINSNSQQVLNQAADIESSSVTMRESSTKVVNEVSEISSVTQQSSAATEEILASMEEQRNLTQKMVDSFGELEQLIVNLNELVSDKNEVRSTTVTL, from the coding sequence ATGAATCGTTATGATGAAATCATCTGGAAAAGGAACAAGCTGATCTGTATCATCCTGTGGGTTATTGTTGCCATCGGTTTTGGTATGGCCTTTCTGGAACCCAAGCTGCTCGTTTCGAATGGGGTAGCTATTTTATTCACTGGTTGGGTAACCTACGCCAACGTCAAAAAGAAATATATCCATGTGATCCCCTGGCTGTGTACACTCCTGATTACGGTTTGTGGAGTTTATGCAGGCTGGGGAAGTGTTAACATCACTTTAAGTCTGGTCATCACCTCAGTGTTATTGCTCTATCCTGACAAGAAACTGTTCACAACCGGATTTCTCGTGCTGCTTGCCATTAGTATTCTTCAGGTTGTTCTGGTGGAGACGAAGAGCTCCGAGGAGTTTATTGGCCATATTGTTGATGTAGGATTGTTTGCACTTACAGGAGCCATTCTGATGATGGTTTCTCAGTTGAATCAAAGACTCTTTTGGGATAGCGAAGCACGTTGGCAAGAGGTGGAGCATTCCAAAATGCGAGTGGAAACAATGCTTGTACGGGTCAAAGAATCCGTAGAGGGCCTGTCTCGTTATACGGATCAATTGAAGCAAAAAGTAACTGACACCGGTTCCATTACCCATGAAGTAACGCTTGGATTCAGCGAGGTGGCCAAAGGGGTTGAATTCCAGGCCACCAGTGTGGCTGAAATTTCAGAGTCCTTGTCCTTGTCGGATCAGCATATCCGCGATGTAGCTTCATACTCGCATCAGATGAAAGAACTGTCTGCGAGCATGGCAACAAGCACAGAAAAAGGCAGCGAACAGATGGATCAACTGAATGTTCAGATGCAGGAGCTGTATGAAACGATTGATACCACAGCCAGCGATATGAGCAAGTTTAACGAGGAAAGTGAGTCCATGTCTCTAATGCTGAACAGCATCTCGGATATTGCAAATCAGACGAATCTGCTTGCGCTTAATGCAGCGATTGAAGCAGCGCGTGCAGGAGAGCACGGACGCGGGTTTGCAGTCGTGTCGGAGGAAGTTCGCAAGCTGGCGGAACACTCGGGTCAATCTGCCAATGATATTGCAGCCATTTTGTTCCGTTTGAAAGGACAGACTCAGGCGTTGACGGATCGATTCGAACGCATTCGCCTCGCTTTGCAAGCAGGGAAAGACAGTGTTGAAACGGCAGAAGAGGTTTTCCGTACGATCAACAGCAATTCGCAGCAAGTATTGAATCAGGCCGCAGATATCGAGAGCAGTTCAGTTACTATGAGAGAATCTTCTACAAAAGTGGTTAATGAGGTTTCGGAAATTTCAAGTGTGACCCAGCAATCAAGTGCTGCAACGGAAGAAATTCTTGCCAGTATGGAAGAACAGCGCAATCTGACCCAGAAGATGGTGGACAGCTTCGGAGAACTGGAGCAGCTGATTGTGAACCTGAACGAGTTGGTATCGGACAAGAACGAGGTACGTTCTACTACTGTTACGCTGTAA
- a CDS encoding pectate lyase family protein, with translation MKKFSILLLAVTLLLLTVSTVSTAPATYGAASYPNTGTNGLTGFAGNAKNESGASKSATTGGKNGQVIYISNLNDLRTHMAGTTAKILVIEQNISSSTLQKVEFGSNKTLVGSFGKHTLTNIHFRSTSSSSNVIFQNLTFEHASNINANDDIQMYITSGTNYWIDHVTFSGHSYSSSGSDLDKLLYIGDRADYITISNSKFANHKYGIILGYPNDGNSSYNGVPHVTMANNYFENLYVRGPGLMRYGYFHIKNNYANNFNQAITIGEKARIYSENNYFGAGAEKGGILDDKGKGEFTDTGSTPALSSPSSPKTNWRPSSNYSYEVQTASYAREFVTKYAGSSNTTLVFGK, from the coding sequence TTGAAGAAATTTTCGATTCTTCTACTCGCTGTAACCCTGTTATTGTTGACAGTCTCTACGGTCTCTACTGCGCCAGCTACATATGGTGCGGCCAGTTATCCCAATACAGGCACGAATGGTTTAACGGGGTTTGCCGGTAACGCCAAAAATGAGAGTGGTGCTTCCAAATCAGCCACGACAGGTGGGAAGAACGGTCAGGTCATCTACATCAGCAATCTGAATGATCTGAGAACACATATGGCAGGCACTACGGCTAAAATACTGGTCATTGAACAAAATATTTCTTCCTCTACGCTGCAAAAGGTCGAATTCGGATCGAACAAAACGCTCGTAGGTTCCTTTGGTAAACATACACTGACGAACATTCATTTCAGATCCACATCCAGCTCAAGCAATGTTATTTTTCAGAATCTAACTTTTGAACACGCTTCCAATATTAACGCCAACGACGATATTCAAATGTATATTACTTCAGGTACCAACTACTGGATCGATCACGTGACGTTCTCCGGCCACAGCTATAGCTCCAGCGGCAGTGATCTGGACAAGCTCCTGTACATCGGGGATCGGGCAGATTATATTACAATCAGCAATTCCAAATTTGCAAATCACAAATACGGAATTATTCTCGGATATCCGAATGATGGCAACAGCAGCTATAATGGTGTACCTCATGTAACCATGGCGAATAACTACTTTGAAAATCTGTATGTACGTGGTCCTGGTCTTATGAGATACGGTTATTTCCATATTAAAAACAATTACGCCAACAATTTTAACCAGGCCATTACGATTGGTGAAAAGGCACGCATTTATTCTGAAAATAACTATTTCGGTGCTGGCGCTGAAAAAGGCGGAATTCTGGACGATAAAGGTAAAGGGGAATTTACGGATACAGGCAGTACGCCTGCGCTGAGCAGCCCGTCTTCTCCGAAAACGAACTGGAGGCCAAGCTCCAACTACAGCTATGAAGTTCAAACAGCCAGTTACGCACGCGAATTTGTCACCAAGTATGCAGGTTCGTCTAACACCACACTTGTGTTCGGGAAATAA
- a CDS encoding DUF4179 domain-containing protein: MTTSPEEQALFADASQAKLERQQLNPADTAFAIQRGLAKARTRRMTGHVQLKWITAVLVTALAAGWLLMGPLGSTLQQAMYSPPVQNWGDLEPFRELAGKDVDGNTIASAINNGYVQLVNRSVKSGIYQLTVNAVMADENKMIVLYTAQTDASQEIYSVPKTSMVNGMTNQSLGYSGISSLYTPNGKYTLYGRSTVEMDGDTPLPEQVRFDFRISSVVPDLLADTNKVKKDTKYQFSKPMEVSFDLDPKFSVSKTEKIKLNQLFTIGGHKVMLSEAEVSPLVTRVRFIYEPGQKMDYKTKISISDMVSPTEIISTTKDGQKTKLSRVSGNGTEDGMTYSFSSNLLDDPQSLVLKLHGEPGKVYDDLQEAEKHMLELKIK; encoded by the coding sequence ATGACAACTAGTCCGGAGGAACAGGCACTTTTCGCAGATGCTTCCCAGGCTAAGCTGGAGAGACAGCAATTGAATCCGGCAGACACGGCGTTTGCCATTCAGCGAGGTCTGGCAAAGGCAAGAACTCGGCGAATGACAGGTCATGTGCAATTAAAGTGGATTACTGCAGTGCTCGTAACAGCTCTGGCAGCCGGTTGGCTGCTAATGGGTCCACTTGGTTCTACACTACAACAGGCAATGTACAGCCCGCCTGTACAGAATTGGGGAGATCTTGAACCTTTTCGGGAGTTGGCTGGAAAAGATGTAGACGGCAACACGATTGCATCCGCAATTAACAATGGTTATGTGCAGCTCGTGAATCGTTCTGTGAAGTCAGGAATATATCAGTTAACCGTCAATGCAGTGATGGCGGATGAAAACAAGATGATCGTATTGTACACAGCCCAGACGGATGCTTCCCAGGAAATATATTCAGTTCCCAAAACGAGTATGGTCAATGGCATGACGAACCAATCGCTTGGCTATAGCGGTATAAGCAGCCTGTACACCCCAAATGGAAAGTATACACTTTACGGACGCAGCACCGTTGAAATGGATGGTGATACACCACTTCCTGAACAAGTGAGGTTCGATTTTCGCATTTCATCTGTAGTCCCTGATCTGTTGGCTGACACGAATAAGGTTAAAAAAGATACCAAATACCAATTTTCGAAACCGATGGAAGTGAGCTTCGATCTGGATCCTAAATTTTCGGTATCCAAGACAGAGAAGATCAAACTTAATCAGTTATTTACGATTGGGGGTCATAAGGTGATGTTATCTGAAGCAGAGGTGTCGCCGCTTGTGACAAGGGTAAGGTTTATCTATGAACCTGGTCAAAAAATGGATTATAAAACCAAAATATCGATCAGTGATATGGTGAGCCCCACCGAGATTATATCCACCACCAAGGATGGGCAGAAGACCAAGTTGTCCAGAGTGTCAGGTAATGGGACGGAAGATGGGATGACCTATTCCTTCAGTAGTAATCTGCTGGATGACCCACAATCCCTCGTATTAAAACTTCACGGTGAACCGGGCAAAGTTTACGATGATTTGCAGGAAGCCGAGAAACATATGCTGGAACTGAAAATCAAATAG
- a CDS encoding RNA polymerase sigma factor encodes METKAEMKKMMFVQSEDETAFVQSIMEHQDTLISIAYSYLRNRHDALEAVQEMTCRAWIKRRSLKNEKAFKSWIIRILIYVCIDEQRRRKRSTLLPNEGLEEEIAESAIVRFNDNRLAMWSMLEKIKPKYRHVLLLKYYNDMTSIEIASILGKPEGTIKTWQHKGLELLRKQMKNRGDWHDN; translated from the coding sequence GTGGAAACCAAAGCCGAGATGAAAAAGATGATGTTTGTACAGAGCGAAGACGAGACGGCATTTGTCCAATCCATCATGGAGCATCAGGACACGCTGATCTCCATTGCCTACAGTTACCTGCGTAATCGTCACGATGCGCTCGAAGCCGTGCAGGAGATGACATGCCGGGCCTGGATCAAGCGTCGCTCTCTGAAAAATGAGAAGGCGTTCAAATCGTGGATTATTCGTATTCTGATCTACGTGTGCATTGATGAACAAAGACGTCGCAAACGGTCCACGCTACTGCCCAATGAAGGGTTGGAGGAGGAGATAGCCGAGTCTGCAATTGTCAGATTTAACGACAACAGACTTGCGATGTGGTCCATGCTTGAGAAAATCAAACCGAAATACCGCCATGTATTACTGCTGAAATACTATAATGACATGACGTCGATTGAGATTGCCTCCATTCTCGGCAAACCGGAGGGCACCATCAAGACCTGGCAGCATAAAGGGTTGGAACTGTTACGGAAACAGATGAAGAACAGGGGGGATTGGCATGACAACTAG
- a CDS encoding SMI1/KNR4 family protein: MYKSQLERIRQKLEKIKIMDPERNLFGAENHQYEMAPVWTLDKIKAFEREWKIELPEAYQAFLLVIGSGGTGPYYGLEKPENGVYLVMDYEDELNAISEPFPHVESWNWDVDWYDDSKEEDEWAALEHDYYDPKWSAGMLRISDFGCGVSLNLIVKGSSYGEIWTDDRANSNGIYPDHYMGNPERLGFLDWYELWLDRSINELIEQEQ; this comes from the coding sequence ATGTATAAATCCCAACTGGAACGCATACGGCAAAAATTGGAGAAAATCAAAATTATGGACCCGGAGCGGAATCTGTTTGGGGCGGAAAATCATCAATATGAAATGGCCCCGGTATGGACACTGGACAAAATTAAGGCATTTGAACGGGAATGGAAGATAGAACTGCCTGAAGCGTATCAAGCTTTTTTGCTTGTAATTGGAAGTGGCGGAACAGGTCCTTATTATGGGTTGGAAAAACCTGAGAACGGCGTGTATCTGGTGATGGATTATGAGGATGAGTTGAATGCCATTTCCGAGCCGTTCCCACATGTGGAATCCTGGAATTGGGATGTGGACTGGTACGATGACAGTAAGGAAGAGGACGAGTGGGCAGCGCTTGAACATGACTATTATGATCCGAAATGGTCGGCAGGGATGCTGCGAATCAGTGATTTTGGCTGTGGTGTGTCACTCAATCTGATCGTGAAGGGATCTTCCTATGGAGAGATTTGGACCGATGATCGGGCGAACAGTAATGGAATTTATCCCGATCATTATATGGGCAACCCGGAGCGGCTGGGTTTTCTGGATTGGTATGAATTATGGCTGGACCGCTCGATCAATGAGTTGATTGAGCAAGAGCAGTAA
- a CDS encoding DUF6386 family protein, whose product MNGKFEVFTDTAALCLYDLAALKHRMEDTPDWWSIAEDELTEVNAGNVLFLNLGEDGQYEVQWSLDDSVKEVGTAEVYYIRVPSGHVYLGAAEDVTGGELEPDESCGGKLLQLEPGNYACRVTKEDNQISIAIKPSLQSENRLSDLIRI is encoded by the coding sequence ATGAACGGGAAATTTGAAGTCTTTACGGATACGGCAGCATTGTGCCTGTATGATCTGGCGGCGCTTAAGCATCGGATGGAAGACACACCAGACTGGTGGTCTATTGCAGAGGATGAACTGACTGAGGTAAATGCAGGTAACGTTTTGTTTCTGAACCTGGGTGAAGATGGACAGTATGAGGTGCAATGGAGTCTGGATGATTCGGTTAAGGAAGTGGGGACGGCAGAGGTATACTATATCCGGGTTCCTTCCGGTCATGTGTATCTGGGAGCTGCGGAGGATGTCACTGGAGGCGAGCTGGAGCCCGATGAGTCGTGCGGGGGTAAGCTGCTCCAGCTGGAACCCGGAAATTATGCGTGCAGGGTAACGAAGGAGGATAATCAAATTTCGATTGCCATCAAGCCCAGTCTGCAAAGTGAGAATCGTTTGAGTGACTTGATTCGAATCTAA
- a CDS encoding PilZ domain-containing protein: protein MSINLRREPFRYTLKEPITFEIFILSINGVSAPSKPIQAELCDISRSGCQLSFPLNLHVESNEIRIGMNLLLFEDPLYLEGTLRWGKEENNQWHYGVQLEIPEGNHERLSREMRMLAGQGRIMVK from the coding sequence ATGTCAATCAACCTTAGAAGAGAACCTTTCCGCTATACTTTAAAAGAACCCATAACGTTTGAAATCTTCATACTCAGCATTAACGGAGTATCTGCACCATCCAAACCCATTCAGGCGGAATTATGCGATATCAGCCGATCCGGCTGCCAGCTTTCGTTTCCGTTAAACCTGCATGTCGAGTCCAATGAAATTCGGATCGGCATGAATTTGCTGCTTTTTGAAGACCCCTTATATTTGGAAGGGACATTGCGCTGGGGCAAAGAAGAGAATAACCAATGGCATTACGGTGTACAGCTTGAGATTCCGGAAGGTAATCACGAGCGTTTATCCAGAGAGATGAGAATGCTTGCGGGACAGGGCAGAATTATGGTGAAGTAA
- a CDS encoding uracil/xanthine transporter: MNRHQEKTLQNHIKGVSSLALAGIQWFFFLFTNTVVVPLSIGHNFHLSPDAIAASMQHAFLLTGVVCILQAIFGHRYAVMDGPSGLWWGLTLSLTVSASSAGMSLERIGGGLAAGFLLAGLTMMILGGLGAAHVLQQLFTPMVKSAMLFLMTIQLTMNFFKGMIGYTEFGSFNLPVAALSVAIAFLVALIQLKGRGKLGNYSILIGIVTGWIAYSLVFPGQHAGLSSHAGGSSISLFPWGKPAWEPGIVITAFFVGLVNMTNSITTLSSVEKIYGVRTSDQQYKRSYMLTGLFSMLSACAGVLPFGLFASSIGFLESTRILRRAAFVVGAGMLCVLGLTPPVTAFFAQIPPSVGSAVLFVAYLQMFGTALRTLEGTTFNSKTIYRVALPVLTGVAVMNIPAEAFQSLPMYLIPIISNGLVIGVVVSLLLETTVNWSKMEHTAPASKAA; encoded by the coding sequence ATGAACAGACATCAAGAGAAAACGCTGCAAAACCATATAAAGGGAGTATCATCGCTTGCACTGGCAGGCATTCAGTGGTTCTTCTTTTTGTTTACCAACACCGTAGTAGTTCCGTTATCGATTGGGCATAACTTTCATCTATCACCGGATGCCATCGCTGCATCCATGCAGCATGCTTTTTTACTTACTGGAGTCGTGTGCATATTACAGGCAATATTCGGGCATCGTTATGCAGTCATGGATGGTCCTTCAGGGTTATGGTGGGGACTGACACTAAGCTTAACAGTCTCGGCATCCTCGGCAGGGATGAGTCTGGAGCGTATTGGGGGAGGACTGGCTGCGGGTTTTCTGTTAGCCGGCCTAACGATGATGATCCTTGGCGGGCTGGGAGCGGCGCATGTGCTTCAGCAGCTGTTCACACCCATGGTCAAGAGTGCGATGTTGTTTCTGATGACGATCCAGTTGACCATGAATTTTTTTAAAGGCATGATTGGATACACCGAGTTTGGCTCATTCAACCTGCCTGTAGCGGCTTTGTCCGTTGCTATTGCGTTTCTCGTCGCTTTGATTCAGCTTAAGGGAAGAGGCAAGCTCGGTAACTATTCCATCCTGATTGGCATCGTGACGGGATGGATTGCCTACAGTCTTGTGTTCCCTGGTCAGCATGCCGGGTTATCAAGTCATGCTGGAGGAAGCTCGATTTCTCTATTTCCTTGGGGGAAACCTGCGTGGGAGCCGGGGATTGTAATTACCGCTTTCTTCGTCGGGCTCGTCAATATGACCAACTCGATCACAACGCTAAGTTCAGTAGAAAAAATATACGGGGTGCGGACGTCAGATCAACAATATAAACGTTCGTATATGCTGACTGGATTGTTCTCCATGTTATCCGCGTGTGCAGGTGTACTGCCATTTGGTCTGTTTGCTTCTTCCATTGGATTCCTGGAGAGCACTCGTATTCTGCGTCGTGCTGCGTTTGTCGTGGGAGCGGGTATGTTATGTGTTTTGGGTCTTACACCCCCAGTGACGGCCTTCTTTGCACAAATCCCTCCCAGTGTAGGCAGTGCGGTGCTATTTGTAGCCTATCTGCAAATGTTCGGGACGGCGTTAAGAACACTTGAGGGAACAACCTTTAACTCCAAAACCATTTATCGTGTAGCATTGCCTGTTCTCACAGGTGTTGCTGTAATGAACATCCCTGCTGAAGCCTTTCAGTCCTTGCCTATGTATCTTATACCGATCATTAGCAATGGACTCGTCATCGGGGTCGTGGTGTCACTTTTGCTTGAAACCACGGTGAACTGGTCCAAAATGGAGCATACAGCTCCGGCCAGCAAAGCTGCCTAA